The DNA segment TCCAACAAGTTTTGATCAACTTCATTTTGCACTTTGAAGTTGAATGGAATTCAAGAAAGGAATTTGAAATGAGATATTATCCCAACATGATTACCATTGCAAATCTCAGTAGCTTAGCATCATCATGATGGATTACTGTAGCTCCATTACATGGGGGTGTTACACACGTgaacatttaaaaaatgttgCAAACAAGTTTTTAAATATGATATCAACATTTGTATGCGTTGGATGAGGTCGGGGGAGAGATAGGCTGAGAGCGAGAGACGAGGTCTTATCTATAAATGTGTAACAGAATGGTGGGTTTCTTTCAATAAAACTGCCATAGATTGTTTCGTGGGCGTTGGATATTAAATCGAAAGGCCGTGAATGCAATATGACAGACACACCATTATTACCAATTATTTTTTTATAGGAGTAGAGGAAACCAAACCATGATGTTTGTTGAAAAAAACGAGAAGACAAGAATTAGTTGTGACCCGGTAGATGGCAATCGTGTTTTTAGAAACACGATGGATACTCATTTTTTCCACAGGCGCAAAAATCCTGGGTTACCGAGAACCAAAATTGCTATATATGTGGATTAACTAGAGGAGTCAAACACGATTTTATTTAGTTAGACCATTTTCTTATTTTACTAAGAAAATTGCCCGCGTGTTGCACTAGGAGAAAAAAAACAACATAGTTTGGTGAAGGTAAAACGACTCCCTTTATTTATTGTCAACGAGAAGTATTTAATTTCTTTGTTCCGCAGCCCACAATCTCCTTTATTTATGCCAACCGGAAGGTCTGTATAAGGCATATCTCCTTTTATTTAAGCTGTTTGTAGTCTTTTTTtatctttatttttttgtttcttggttCTGGATTATGTATTTGTGGGAGATTAGATATAAGGCAGCAATCTACGCCGGCGCACCGGCCCAATCGTTGGGCCGGTCAAGCCTCATCCGTCAGATCTGGGCCCCCCGAACCGTCAGATTCCTTTGTCCTCAACTTCTCTCATCTTCAACCTCCCGCAAGGAAAAGGGAGAGGCTCGTCTTCGCACGCGTCAACCGTCTCGCCTCCTCACCGCCGGTCGCCGCCTTTATGCGTTTCTCATCTTCGTGGATGCAGCAGCGTGCGCCCATGGTTGCACTCGTGGTTGCAAGCTTGCAGCTCCGGGGAAGATGGCCACGGCTCCGGGGGAGATGGCCGCAGCACCTGTCGTTGTGCTCGTGTTGTACCTCGCCGTGTGCCCACCCGAGGCTCTTGTTGGTTCCAACAAAAAACGACACCGGTTGTAGCAAAAATGTTTATCGCTTCCAGCAAAAACGCTTACCACTGTAGCCCGCCGTCATCATTGTAGCAAAAATGTTAACCGCATGTAACTTCTGTGGTTGCCGAATGCAGCAAAAAAAAGACGTGGTTGTAGCAAacacaaaaaaaggaaaaaagttTCCATCGTTTTAGAAAAGCTTCGATTGTGGTTTGCTGGTGGCAACAAAAATGTCAGCTGTTAGTAGCAAAATATTGTGCTGGTGCCGCCACCATGTCGTCCATGAAGCAAAATTGATCACCGATTGTAGCTTTGTGATTGCCGGTTGCAGCAAAAACAGCTTCTGGTTGCAGCTCACATCGGCACTTTCAGCAAAACTCTTGTCAACCGCCTTTCGTGGTTGTATCATCTTTTCTACATGGTTGTAGCACCGACTCTGTTGGTTCCAGCAAAAATCACTTTGCAAAAATCCGCTGTCTTTTATTTCCAGCCTTTTATTTTGTCGGTTGCAGCGTTTTTTTCAACCGGATGCAACACTTTGTAGCAGAAAAAAAATTAATATGGCTGGAGGTAGAAGAAAGGTAACAGATAAGGCAAGAGATAACTAGGGAGAAAAAAAGGGCAGTCATGTAGGCCTCATATCGTGCGCGTGAGACATGCGGGAGCAATTTGCCTAGGACCACGCCAGCGTGGCAAAGAAAATTCACGTGATACGTGTGTTGTGCGCGTGAGCATGACCGGTCGAAAGTTACACCGGCGCGCTGTATATAAACATTAACATCTTTAAAAAACATCTGGGCTGGTTAATTTTTTCCTTTGCCTTGGATAAAGAGATCCCACAACACACCCGTAGTTAATTAATTGTAAGGCTGCTTGTTAATTATCATATTCGGAAAGAAAACGATCCGATCCGATCCCAATGCCGAAAAGAAAACGAGAAACCACCGCCGGTCCCAATCCACACCGCCGGCCGCTcgccaccaccgccaccgcctCCCCTCCACCGGGAACACCTTCCACAATGTAGAAGGAAGCGCTCCTTttattccacaatgtagtgctttCTTTATCCCCGTGCTTCAACTTTAATCATAAATTTAATTATCAAGACCAATtacggcgggagcaaaaattatatcagtgaattcgtatttgaaaaaagttttcaattatataattttttctcccaCCGCAGTTGGTCCCGTTGAttaatttatggtcaaagttggacctcgAAAAGCGCGGAcacactatattttggaatggagggagtatataggGCATGTTTGGTTGGGTGGGCTGCACCTGGCTCGCACCCGCGATGCAAAATTGCCCATGTTTGGTTGGCTGTGTGGCCTCCTCAGCCTGGCCCAGTTGATGCAAAAGGAGGCCTCCCAGCCAGGCTAAGGGGAACACAGGTTTTAAGTGTTTCCTTCGTGCAGGCTGAGGGAACCGCAGGTTCTTTCCCTTTGGACTTTTCAAACTTAGCGAACTGAAACATCTGAGTAGCTAAAGGAAGGAAAATCAACCGAGACCCCGTTAGTAGCGGCGAGCGAGAGCGGAACAAGGGTTTTCATCAAAAGAAATCCGAAGCGGTTTCATTCGATTTGTTGTGGATTGGATGATGGAAAAACCAGCAAGCAGCAAGCGTAGTTAGAAAAGTTGCCGTAGCGCGCCCTACGGAGTTGTACAAAGTCACCACGACGCAATCCAGCCGCATCCCTTCCGCCTTGCCATCGCTAGCAGCAGGACGATGTCGCCGGCGCTCCTCGACTATCTCCACCTTGACGCTGCCGGACTCCTCCATCGCCGCGCGCACCCACGCCTGCGTTCCTCGAACACCTCACCTCGACGCCGCCGCACTCCGACATCGCTGCGCGCACCCATGACCGCGGACAAGCTCGCCAGAGCTCGGCCCGCCGCTCGCCACCGACCGAGAGGAAGAATCGGGGTGGGGGAGAGGGGAGCCATGAGCCGCCAAATCCAGCTGCAGCCAAATCTCTGCCGCCGGCATCTCCTCCCGGCAGCCCATCTCCTCCACGGCCATCTCATCGCCCTCGAGCTCTTCACCTGGTTGGTCTCCTCCATGACCATCTACTAAATCTCATTGGAATGTGTCAGATAGGTGCAAATATTTTGATTTCTTTGCGAAACTCCTAATAAATAAAATCGACACTATGAGTTTTTGGTTCAGATTTCAGTTCAAGTTTGTTTTACTTGTTCCCTTTGTCCATGGAATGGTCCAGATCCATCTGAAATATTGGAATTGGAAGAGAAGACTTAGCAGAATTAAGCCCATGTTCAATCTACCAaacaacatctgtcgtgtatagCATCTCTCGTGCATCCATATCACACAGTCAACCAAACATACATCTCACCCCATCCTTGCATCCACTCAAGCAGGCCACGCTCAGCAAGGATCCCCCATGTGATGCAGGCTAAAGCCACCcaggcaaccaaacacgcccATAATATCTGCGTATATGTACGTACAGTCTTTGTTCTTAATCTGATGCTTCAGCTTATATATATAGTGTTTTCGTACGCTGGTATTATTTCGCTAGCTAGGATTTTTCGCAGTTAATGTTCCAAAGCACGTTTTGGGTGTATATATATTGGGGCCCGTATGTGCTCCAATAAATAAACATTGTAAAAACACACAGAGTCTGTTAGCTAGCTAATCTCGATCTCACCTTGATTAGGCCCGAACAGATATCCATGCTTCAGTAAGTTCTTGGGTTACATCTATCTGACGGGCTAGCTGGAGCTTATATTAGGACCATGCAGCTTGGTCCAGAAACTCCCTCCTCTCTTTGCTCTGTTCTGGTGTCAGCAGTTCTCCTAGTCCTTGCATTTTTACGCTCTTTAACTTACCGTATACTAGTATAACTTCACTCAGCAGGCTATATACATGGCTCTGTTCAGCCAGGATTAATTTGGGATAGCTAAATCCCTACTTGCCGGATGGGATATTAATTAACTAGCTTAGCAATGGTGGTCTATTGGTGCCACTCGATCGTGCTGCTCATTTATTTATTTTACATCCATCCATACTTATAATTTGCCACACATCTCTTAACTTGATAATTTGTAACAGTCCTGTCCTTGCATGGTTCTCTTTGCACACGTCCAATTAAGCTATTATATGTCAAATTTGTCTAGTGGCCCTTTCTTAGGACGGTTCGTTACCATTTTCTTTGTTAGTTTGTGTGTAACCAGGCTGCTTCcttttccttttctatttctaaCTGAACCATTCTGGATGCTTTTTTTCATGTTTGCCAGGACGGACAGTTGATACAGCCAGCTATGGATAATATCACTCAGATTCCAAAAGATGCTCAGGATCTGGATAACAACATAAGGCTAGTAGCAGAATGCAAACTCAAGCAGCTCCAGGAGCGTAATCGTCCCAACTTCCTCCTGTCATTATCAGCAGAGCTCTCGAGTGATGCAAGTCCGCACGAGTGCAGATGCCTTGCTGGCATTATGCTGAAGAATTCTGTGGAAGGAAAGTATTCTGAAGATAACAGCATCCTCATCGAACAATGGAACAACCTGGATCAACGTATCAAATCCCAGATTAAGGAGTCATTGCTGATAACACTAGGATCTTTGGCTCCTCAGGCGAGGCATGCCTCATCACAGATTATTGGCAGGCTTGCATATATTGAGATACCCTCCCAGGGATGGCAAGACCTCATTGGCAGATTACTGCGCAACATGGCACAGCAGGGTGCATCTCCTTCTTCACTAAAGCAAGCAACTCTAGAGGCGCTGGAGTATGTGTTTGAGGAGAAGACCTTGAGGTTCGAGAAAGACACAATTAATGGTGTTCTGGATGCCGTCATCCGGGCAATGAACCACCAGGCAGAGAAAAGTTTTCAAGTCCGTGTTGCAGCGGTTAAAGCTCTACAGAATGTTCATAAGTTTGCTGACTTTGCAAGTGATGATGATTGCAGAAATCGTATAATGACTGCAATATCTGATGCAGCTAAATCTGATGAAGCAGTGGAGGTCAAGCATGCAGCATTCGGCTGCCTTACTGCAATTGCATCCAAATATTATATGGAGTTAGAACCTTACATGGAAACCACACTCAGCCTTACAACTGAAGCTTTGGGCTTGGAAGGAGGTGTGGACGAAACAGTTGCGCTCGAATGTATCGAGTTCTGGAGCACTATTTGTAGAAAAGTGATTAAACTCCGAGAAAAAAGAAAACGCTTTCCTCGTGTTATATTGACCGCAGATTGTCACTTCCTTGAGAATCCCCTTTGTTCACTTGTTCCACTTCTGCTACAAACTCTGTCGTTACACCAACAAAGAGATGTTGATGAACTGAACATCTTCATGAGTGCTATGACATGCCTAGGCCTCGCCGCTAGAACTATCGGGGATGCAGTTGTCCCACTTGCAAGGCAGTTTATCGAGGGTAACATCAAAGTGGCAGATTGGTGTAGTCGCAAGACAGCTATTTCTGTACTAGGCGCTATCCTTGAAGGGCCTTCTATTGAAAAACTCGCTCCTGTGGTCGGTTTGTTGATTGACAAGATGGAAGACCCACACATGGAGATAAGAGGCACCGCTACATGCACTCTTAGGCAGGTGTTTGAGCTTCTGCATTCTCCAGCTCTTGATAAAAGATTTTTCACAACTGAAGACTTTCCTCGCATCATGGCTGCGTTGTCAAAGAGGGGTAAAGATGTTCCAGAAGTGTCCAAGGAAGTGTGTGAAGCAATATATTTTCATGCCCGAGGTTATGATGTGCCAATCTCATCTGAGGTAGACCATTCAAAAAAGAAAATCTCATCTGAACTTTCACCTTTTCTTAGTGGTGTTATCAATGCTATCCTTTCTGCTTCGGAACTTGATAAGAAGACCCCTTTCGGGCTTCCTGCATCTGCATCTGCTTATGGCGCATTGATTGAGATTGTGAGAGTAAGCAACATATGGGATTTTGAAGCTGTAATAGCTATTATGGATTTGATGCCTCGTATCATGCGAAGATTAAACACAGCGCTTGATGCCAAAGCAATTTCATCAGATGACAAGACTAACAGGCAAAATCTTCAGGCGTTGCTGTGTGACGTACTGCATGCCATAATAGAGAAACTGGGCAATTCACTTCACGCGGACAAGGTTAGGGAGTCTGCTCAGTCTATGTTGCTTCAGTTTTGCCGTGTCCTGACCTGCGACTGTTCTACCGCACGCGATAAAGCAGCACTTGCTATTGGTGCTCTGGCTCGTGCCGTCGGTCCAAAGTTTCTGGATCACATGCCAATATTTTGTCAGTATTACAGCGTGAAGCTATTCTCCCCTATCTATTTAGAGGTGATTGGCACTATCTTTCATGTCTTGGGAGATGAAATCCTGCCATGCTGTGATGATATGATGGATGTTCTTTACGAAGGTCTCTCAAAACCCAAGCTTAAACCTCAAATTTTGGCATGCTTTGGAGAGATCGCTCTTGCTATCGGCAAGCATTTTGAGGAGTACCACCTGCAGGCTGTTAGGAAAAAGCTGAAAGAAGCTGCTAACCCAAGATATTATGCCAATGTCTCTGATGAGGATAAGGTTGATTACGGTAACCAGCTTAGAGAGGGAATATGCAAGGCTTACTCTGGCATATTGCGGGGTATAAAGGACCAAAAATCTGGGTTGAAGGTAGCAGCGGATCTAGTTGAGTTCATTGAAGCTGTCTCTGAGGACGAGAGCAGGTGCACATGATGCTCAATGCCTTCTTTTTGGTCAACTGTTCCATACGATTAACGTGGCATCATTTTAATTAGTTACCTTGCTCTTGTTTCTTATATGGGCGACTGTCCAGTACAATTATTTGCACATTCCATCATTCTAATTAGTTGTCTAGCTTGCTCTTGTTTCTTATAGGGGTGACTGCTCCATATGATTATTTGCACATGCCGCCATTCTAATTAGTTGCCTTGCTTTTGTTTATATGGGTGACTGCTCCATAGGATTATTTGTGCATGGCACCGTTCTAATTAGTTGCCTTGCTCTTTTTTCTTGTATGGCTGACTGCTCCATATGATTATTTGCACATACCATCATTTTAATTAGTAGGCGACATAGCCCCTAGTTGCTCTCCATAGTGGTTACTCGGCAAGGGACTCTATAGTTGCCCTTCTACAACAAATTAGACTTTTAACAGTGTAGAGCAAAGTAGATATTAGTAGATAAAATGAAGAAGGTTAGCAGACCAGGCAatttagtactccctctgtaaagaaatataattAGACTTTTAACAGTGTAGAGCAAAGTAGATATTAGTAGATAAAATGAAGAAGGTTAGCAGACCAGGCAatttagtactccctctgtaaagaaatataattAGACTTTTAACAGTGTAGAGCAAAGTAGATATTAGTAGATAAAATGAAGAAGGTTAGCAGACCAGGCAatttagtactccctctgtaaagaaatataattAGACTTTTAACAGTGTAGAGCAAAGTAGATATTAGTAGATAAAATGAAGAAGGTTAGCAGACCAGGCAatttagtactccctctgtaaagaaatataattAGACTTTTAACAGTGTAGAGCAAAGTAGATATTAGTAGATAAAATGAAGAAGGTTAGCAGACCAGGCAatttagtactccctctgtaaagaaatataattAGACTTTTAACAGTGTAGAGCAAAGTAGATATTAGTAGATAAAATGAAGAAGGTTAGCAGACCAGGCAatttagtactccctctgtaaagaaatataattAGACTTTTAACAGTGTAGAGCAAAGTAGATATTAGTAGATAAAATGAAGAAGGTTAGCAGACCAGGCAatttagtactccctctgtaaagaaatataattAGACTTTTAACAGTGTAGAGCAAAGTAGATATTAGTAGATAAAATGAAGAAGGTTAGCAGACCAGGCAatttagtactccctctgtaaagaaatataattAGACTTTTAACAGTGTAGAGCAAAGTAGATATTAGTAGATAAAATGAAGAAGGTTAGCAGACCAGGCAatttagtactccctctgtaaagaaatataattAGACTTTTAACAGTGTAGAGCAAAGTAGATATTAGTAGATAAAATGAAGAAGGTTAGCAGACCAGGCAatttagtactccctctgtaaagaaatataattAGACTTTTAACAGTGTAGAGCAAAGTAGATATTAGTAGATAAAATGAAGAAGGTTAGCAGACCAGGCAatttagtactccctctgtaaagaaatataattAGACTTTTAACAGTGTAGAGCAAAGTAGATATTAGTAGATAAAATGAAGAAGGTTAGCAGACCAGGCAatttagtactccctctgtaaagaaatataattAGACTTTTAACAGTGTAGAGCAAAGTAGATATTAGTAGATAAAATGAAGAAGGTTAGCAGACCAGGCAatttagtactccctctgtaaagaaatataattAGACTTTTAACAGTGTAGAGCAAAGTAGATATTAGTAGATAAAATGAAGAAGGTTAGCAGACCAGGCAatttagtactccctctgtaaagaaatataattAGACTTTTAACAGTGTAGAGCAAAGTAGATATTACTCCccccgtcccaaaataagtgactcaattTTGTATTAGTTTTAAtacaaagttagtacaaagttgagtcatttattttgggacggagggagtattagatAAAATAAAGAAGGTTGGCAGACCAGGCATTTTAGTATTACTAATAATCTGGAAAGAAAGGAAACCCCGTTCCTGTTTCTCCCAAATAGACTTTTAGAAGGTTGGCAGACCAGACTTTGAACTGCCATTTGCCGACATCAGCATTTTCTGTTGTTAGTATAAAATAGCTAACTAAGCCGATCAATCAAAAGAGAAAAATGCATCGTAGTCTCTGGCCGCCGGCAGTTCAGCACCTCCAGTCCTCGCGCCGCCGGCCACCTTGGCCGCGGCGTGGCTGTGCTTGCGCCACCCAGGTGCAGGTCTCCACCGGCTTTCCCCTGCCTTGCTCCACTCCGGCCATGGCAGCCACCTCTCCACCATCGCGGTCCTGTTTCGAGGTAGGCGGGCCGTGTTACTCCCCCAGATCGGTTGAATCTGGGGAGCGCGTTTCTCTCTCCGAGCCGGCCTCCGACATTGATGGCACCCCTCTGTCCTCTCCTCGGTTGCTGAGGCGAGCGTCCTTCGCTGAGGTGGTCAGGATGCCTCTTGGCAGGCCTGCGGCGGGCGCTCAGACCACGCCGGCGAGGCCACGGTTGCTTTCGTTGGTTGTGGTGCCGCCACCGTCTGGCTCCCAACCGCCCTCCCAGTTCGTGCATGCGCCGGCACCACGCATTCATGAGCCTGGTTGCACCACACCACCCCACGCCATGCCTGATTCTGGGGGATGGCAAGTGGTCGGTCGCAAGTCCGGGCGGCATGGGAGCGCGCTTCCTTCTCAAGCGGATGCATTCAAGGCACACCAACGCTCCTCTGCGGCCGGCAGTAATGGCGTAGACGGCTATAAACTCGACCTCCTCGGCCGCTGCTTCAGATGCCTTGACAAGAATCAGAAGGTGGCCGCTTGCCGCAACCCAACTCGCTGCCTCCATTGCCTTCGGGAGCGGCACACTGCTCGTTTCTGCCGCCGCAAACACCTGCCCCGCGTGCCCCTCTCCGAGCTCGATAATtcacctccgcctcctccacgCCACCGCGCTCAGCCTACGGTTCTCTCCCGGCTGGTTTTCCCGCCGGAGCACCCAGTGTCCACCCGCGCCCCGGTCCACTCGCGCCTTTGCTTACCACCGCCCTTCCCCCGT comes from the Triticum urartu cultivar G1812 unplaced genomic scaffold, Tu2.1 TuUngrouped_contig_9161, whole genome shotgun sequence genome and includes:
- the LOC125532132 gene encoding importin subunit beta-1-like, with translation MPKRKRETTAGPNPHRRPLATTATASPPPGTPSTMLREPQARTDIHASDGQLIQPAMDNITQIPKDAQDLDNNIRLVAECKLKQLQERNRPNFLLSLSAELSSDASPHECRCLAGIMLKNSVEGKYSEDNSILIEQWNNLDQRIKSQIKESLLITLGSLAPQARHASSQIIGRLAYIEIPSQGWQDLIGRLLRNMAQQGASPSSLKQATLEALEYVFEEKTLRFEKDTINGVLDAVIRAMNHQAEKSFQVRVAAVKALQNVHKFADFASDDDCRNRIMTAISDAAKSDEAVEVKHAAFGCLTAIASKYYMELEPYMETTLSLTTEALGLEGVVPLARQFIEGNIKVADWCSRKTAISVLGAILEGPSIEKLAPVVGLLIDKMEDPHMEIRGTATCTLRQVFELLHSPALDKRFFTTEDFPRIMAALSKRGKDVPEVSKEVCEAIYFHARGYDVPISSEVDHSKKKISSELSPFLSGVINAILSASELDKKTPFGLPASASAYGALIEIVRVSNIWDFEAVIAIMDLMPRIMRRLNTALDAKAISSDDKTNRQNLQALLCDVLHAIIEKLGNSLHADKVRESAQSMLLQFCRVLTCDCSTARDKAALAIGALARAVGPKFLDHMPIFCQYYSVKLFSPIYLEVIGTIFHVLGDEILPCCDDMMDVLYEGLSKPKLKPQILACFGEIALAIGKHFEEYHLQAVRKKLKEAANPRYYANVSDEDKVDYGNQLREGICKAYSGILRGIKDQKSGLKVAADLVEFIEAVSEDESRCT